The Desmonostoc muscorum LEGE 12446 genome includes a region encoding these proteins:
- a CDS encoding Mo-dependent nitrogenase C-terminal domain-containing protein, giving the protein METINQTHNHTHTHPHPNYHPPNYQKRGIFNNILNPLRNVVDGIQVKNNRLAHLICQIIPCCCPFERQIKLFGRSFDIPPLCKLNPLYDEFVGLRFRALSYLADVCGEDVTKYIC; this is encoded by the coding sequence ATGGAAACTATCAATCAAACTCACAACCACACTCATACTCATCCTCATCCTAATTACCATCCACCTAACTATCAAAAACGCGGGATATTTAATAATATCCTCAATCCTTTACGTAATGTGGTGGATGGGATTCAGGTTAAAAATAATCGTCTCGCTCATTTAATTTGCCAAATAATTCCTTGCTGTTGTCCTTTTGAACGCCAAATAAAATTATTTGGCCGGTCTTTTGATATCCCACCATTGTGTAAACTCAATCCTTTATATGATGAGTTTGTCGGATTGCGTTTTCGTGCTTTGTCTTACCTCGCCGATGTATGTGGAGAGGATGTCACGAAATATATTTGTTAG
- the nifE gene encoding nitrogenase iron-molybdenum cofactor biosynthesis protein NifE translates to MKSTQGKINELLSESGCEHNQQKQSEKKNKSCTQQAQPGAAQGGCAFDGAMIALVPIADAAHLVHGPIACAGNSWGSRGSLSSGPQLYKMGFTTDLGENDVIFGGEKKLYKAILELHERYQPAAVFVYATCVTALIGDDIDAVCKAAAEKIGTPVIPVIAPGFIGSKNLGNRFGGEALLEYVVGTAEPEYTTPYDINLIGEYNIAGEMWGVTPLLEKLGIRILSKITGDARYDEIRYAHRAKLNVMICSRALLNMARKMEERYNIPYIEESFYGIDDMNRCLRNIAAKLGDADLQERTEKLIAEETAALDLALAPYRARLKGKRVVLYTGGVKSWSIISAAKDLGIEVVATSTRKSTEEDKAKIKKLLGNDGIMLEKGNAQELLQLVRDSQADMLIAGGRNQYTALKARIPFLDINQERHHPYAGYVGMIEMARELYEALYSPIWEQVRKPAPWDENGGSSFSASMEEVI, encoded by the coding sequence ATGAAAAGCACCCAAGGCAAAATTAACGAGCTGCTCAGTGAGTCAGGATGCGAACATAATCAGCAGAAACAATCAGAAAAGAAAAACAAGTCTTGCACCCAACAGGCACAACCAGGCGCTGCTCAAGGGGGCTGTGCTTTTGATGGGGCGATGATTGCCTTGGTACCGATCGCCGATGCAGCTCATTTAGTCCACGGACCGATCGCCTGTGCTGGTAATTCCTGGGGCAGTCGTGGTAGTCTCTCTTCTGGGCCTCAACTCTACAAGATGGGCTTTACGACTGACTTGGGTGAAAATGATGTCATTTTCGGTGGCGAAAAAAAGCTTTACAAAGCGATTCTAGAACTTCATGAACGCTACCAACCAGCGGCGGTGTTTGTCTACGCTACTTGCGTAACTGCTCTGATTGGCGATGATATTGATGCAGTTTGCAAAGCTGCGGCTGAGAAAATTGGTACTCCTGTAATCCCGGTAATTGCTCCCGGATTCATTGGCAGTAAAAATCTCGGCAACCGTTTTGGCGGTGAAGCTTTATTGGAATATGTTGTCGGGACAGCAGAACCGGAATACACTACGCCCTATGATATTAACTTAATAGGCGAGTACAATATCGCCGGGGAAATGTGGGGAGTAACGCCGCTGTTAGAAAAACTAGGCATCCGTATTTTGTCCAAAATTACGGGCGATGCTCGCTACGATGAAATTCGCTACGCCCACCGTGCCAAGCTCAATGTGATGATCTGTTCACGAGCGCTGCTCAATATGGCGAGAAAGATGGAGGAGCGTTACAACATCCCTTATATTGAAGAGTCTTTCTACGGCATCGATGATATGAATCGTTGTCTGCGAAATATTGCTGCTAAATTAGGCGACGCCGATTTACAAGAACGCACAGAAAAGCTGATTGCCGAAGAAACTGCTGCTTTAGATTTAGCACTGGCTCCTTATCGCGCTCGACTCAAAGGCAAGCGTGTTGTATTGTATACTGGCGGTGTTAAGAGTTGGTCGATTATCTCGGCTGCAAAAGACTTGGGTATTGAGGTGGTTGCTACCAGTACTCGAAAAAGTACTGAGGAAGATAAAGCCAAAATCAAGAAGTTGCTGGGTAACGATGGCATCATGCTAGAGAAAGGTAACGCCCAGGAATTGTTACAGCTGGTTAGAGATTCTCAAGCAGATATGTTGATTGCTGGAGGCCGTAATCAATACACCGCCTTGAAAGCCCGGATTCCTTTCTTGGATATTAACCAAGAACGCCACCATCCTTATGCAGGTTATGTGGGGATGATTGAGATGGCGCGGGAATTGTACGAAGCTCTTTATAGCCCGATTTGGGAGCAAGTACGCAAGCCTGCTCCGTGGGATGAGAACGGGGGGAGTTCTTTCAGTGCGTCAATGGAGGAGGTAATCTAA
- the nifN gene encoding nitrogenase iron-molybdenum cofactor biosynthesis protein NifN, which yields MAIVTLSNKSLTVNPLKQSQALGASLAFLGLKGTMPLFHGSQGCTAFAKVVLVRHFREAIPLATTAMTEVTTILGGEENVEQAILTLVEKAKPEIIGLCTTGLTETRGDDIEGFLKEIRQRHPELNDLAIVFAPTPDFKGALQDGFAVAVESIVKEIPRAGGIKTEQVTILAGSAFTPGDVQEIKEMVTAFGLVPIFVPDIGASLDGHLEDNYSAVTVSGTTLKQLREVGCSAFTLALGESMRGAAKILEERFGTPYEVFGELTGLEPVDEFLQALAILSGNSVPEKYRRQRRQLQDAMLDTHFYFGAKRVSLALEPDLLWTTVHFLQSMGAQIHAVVTTTRSPLLEKLPVKSITIGDLEDFEGLAAGSDLLIGNSNVGAIAKRLSVPLYRLGLPIYDRLGNGQFTKVGYRGTMELLYGMGNLFLEAEEARVKQLQELGIVGADF from the coding sequence ATGGCGATCGTTACTCTTTCTAACAAATCACTGACGGTTAATCCTCTTAAGCAAAGCCAAGCTTTGGGCGCATCCTTAGCTTTTTTGGGATTGAAGGGGACGATGCCTTTATTCCACGGTTCTCAAGGTTGTACTGCTTTCGCTAAAGTTGTGCTGGTGCGGCATTTTCGGGAAGCGATTCCCCTGGCTACCACTGCGATGACGGAAGTCACTACAATTTTGGGTGGCGAAGAAAATGTGGAACAGGCAATTCTGACTTTGGTAGAAAAGGCGAAACCAGAAATTATTGGTTTATGTACCACTGGGTTGACGGAAACTAGAGGAGATGACATCGAGGGTTTTCTCAAGGAAATCCGTCAACGCCATCCAGAATTGAATGATTTGGCGATCGTATTTGCTCCGACTCCCGATTTTAAAGGTGCGCTGCAAGATGGTTTTGCGGTTGCTGTCGAAAGCATAGTTAAGGAAATTCCGCGGGCGGGTGGAATTAAAACTGAACAAGTGACGATTTTGGCGGGTTCTGCTTTTACGCCAGGGGATGTACAGGAAATCAAAGAGATGGTGACGGCTTTTGGCTTGGTGCCCATCTTTGTACCTGACATCGGCGCCTCTCTCGATGGACACTTGGAAGATAACTATAGTGCGGTTACAGTCAGTGGAACAACCTTAAAACAGCTACGAGAAGTTGGTTGTTCTGCTTTCACCTTGGCTTTGGGCGAGAGTATGCGGGGTGCAGCCAAGATTTTGGAAGAGAGATTTGGCACTCCTTACGAGGTGTTTGGCGAACTGACTGGATTAGAACCAGTAGATGAGTTTCTGCAAGCATTGGCGATTTTGAGTGGTAACAGCGTACCAGAAAAATACCGCCGCCAACGTCGTCAGTTGCAAGATGCGATGTTGGACACGCACTTTTATTTTGGTGCTAAACGAGTTTCTTTAGCGCTGGAACCCGATTTGTTGTGGACAACAGTACATTTTCTGCAATCAATGGGAGCGCAGATTCATGCTGTGGTGACAACAACGCGATCGCCTTTACTCGAAAAACTCCCAGTTAAAAGCATTACCATCGGTGATTTGGAAGACTTTGAGGGTTTAGCAGCTGGTTCAGATTTGCTGATTGGGAACTCAAATGTCGGTGCGATCGCCAAACGCCTTTCGGTTCCTCTTTATCGTCTCGGACTGCCCATTTATGACCGCTTAGGTAATGGTCAGTTTACCAAAGTTGGTTACCGAGGCACAATGGAACTTTTATATGGCATGGGCAACCTCTTTTTAGAGGCAGAAGAAGCCAGAGTTAAGCAGTTACAAGAATTAGGAATTGTGGGTGCGGATTTTTGA
- the nifX gene encoding nitrogen fixation protein NifX has product MKIAFTTSDRVHINAHFGWARLIDVYEISDEGYQFLETLNFEGDLKEDGNEDKITPKLDALVDCTIVYVTAIGGSAAARLIKKGVTPVKARSEEEEISEVLNKLVQTLKGNPPPWLRKALQQKPSNFTDEVGDEATV; this is encoded by the coding sequence ATGAAAATTGCCTTCACTACGAGTGACCGAGTTCATATTAATGCTCATTTTGGATGGGCAAGATTAATTGATGTTTATGAAATTTCCGATGAGGGCTATCAATTTTTAGAAACCCTCAACTTTGAAGGTGACCTCAAAGAAGATGGAAATGAAGATAAAATCACACCCAAACTTGATGCGTTAGTTGATTGTACCATTGTTTATGTCACGGCAATTGGTGGCAGCGCTGCGGCTCGGTTAATCAAAAAAGGTGTTACCCCAGTGAAGGCGCGATCGGAAGAAGAAGAAATTAGTGAAGTGCTAAATAAATTAGTGCAAACCTTGAAAGGTAATCCTCCACCTTGGTTGCGTAAAGCTTTACAGCAAAAACCATCAAACTTTACAGATGAAGTTGGAGACGAAGCAACAGTATGA
- a CDS encoding NifX-associated nitrogen fixation protein produces the protein MTINNSVNGTASTEVLNSPFLKVLIKQIRGQDSYGIYRSWPDELLLKPFVVTKQKKREISVEGEVDPVTQARIMAFFRAVAAGIEQETGLISQVVIDLSHEGFGWALVFSGRLLLAVKTLRDAQRFGFDSLEKLAQEGESYIQKGIDLAKRFPEVGKL, from the coding sequence ATGACTATAAATAATAGTGTTAACGGAACCGCTTCCACCGAAGTCTTGAATTCGCCTTTTCTCAAGGTATTAATCAAACAGATTCGGGGTCAAGATAGCTATGGAATTTACCGTAGTTGGCCGGATGAACTGCTTCTCAAACCTTTTGTTGTTACCAAACAAAAGAAACGGGAAATTTCCGTTGAGGGTGAAGTTGATCCGGTAACTCAAGCTCGGATTATGGCATTTTTTCGAGCTGTAGCTGCTGGAATTGAACAAGAAACAGGTTTGATTTCTCAAGTTGTAATTGATTTGAGTCATGAAGGATTTGGCTGGGCGCTGGTTTTTTCTGGTCGTCTTTTGCTAGCTGTCAAAACCTTACGCGATGCTCAAAGATTTGGCTTTGATTCCCTGGAGAAATTAGCCCAAGAGGGAGAAAGCTACATCCAAAAAGGCATTGATTTGGCGAAGCGGTTCCCGGAAGTCGGGAAATTGTAA
- a CDS encoding CCE_0567 family metalloprotein: protein MVQAEETRIEELKGQIRRLNSKAGQMKMDLHDLAEGLPTDYKQLMDVAAATYEIFHQLDELKQQLKELENAK, encoded by the coding sequence ATGGTGCAAGCGGAAGAAACAAGAATTGAGGAACTCAAGGGACAAATCAGACGCCTCAACAGCAAAGCAGGTCAAATGAAGATGGATCTGCATGATTTAGCTGAAGGTTTGCCGACAGATTACAAACAACTTATGGATGTTGCAGCTGCAACTTATGAAATATTTCATCAGTTAGATGAACTTAAGCAACAGCTGAAAGAATTGGAGAATGCTAAATGA
- the nifW gene encoding nitrogenase-stabilizing/protective protein NifW yields the protein MTGTLEQFKLLVDTEEFLQFFNLPYDQQFVNVNRLHILKKFSQYIKEIDDNSPDLSAEERLNQYSLALQQAYQVFMESTPYEQKLFKVFNDKPKNVVTLTEITSD from the coding sequence ATGACTGGAACTCTCGAACAATTCAAGCTGCTCGTAGATACAGAAGAATTTTTACAGTTCTTTAATCTGCCTTACGACCAACAGTTTGTCAATGTCAATCGTCTACATATTTTGAAAAAGTTTTCGCAATACATCAAGGAAATTGATGATAATTCTCCTGATTTGAGTGCAGAAGAAAGGCTAAATCAATATTCTTTGGCTTTGCAACAGGCTTATCAGGTATTTATGGAGTCAACACCCTATGAACAAAAGTTGTTCAAAGTGTTTAACGACAAGCCGAAAAATGTAGTCACACTGACAGAAATCACTTCTGATTAG
- a CDS encoding HesA/MoeB/ThiF family protein: MVNLTPTELERYRRQMMLPNFGEAAQKRLKSATVLVTGVGGLGGTAALYLAVAGVGRLILVRGGDLRLDDMNRQVLMTDDWVGKPRVFKAKETLDGINPDVQVEAVHDYITPENVDALVQSADMALDCAHNFTERNLLNEACVRWRKPMVEAAMDGMEAYLTTIIPGVTPCLSCLFPEKPDWDRRGFSVLGAVSGTLACLTALEAIKLITGFSQPLLSQLLTIDLSRLEFAKRRSYRDRSCPVCGNSAPWRYAQPNSMEPSGIAQNS; this comes from the coding sequence TTGGTAAACCTAACGCCTACCGAATTAGAACGCTATCGTCGCCAAATGATGCTACCAAATTTTGGCGAAGCAGCACAGAAGCGCCTGAAGTCAGCGACAGTTCTGGTTACGGGTGTGGGTGGATTGGGCGGTACGGCGGCGCTTTACTTAGCAGTAGCGGGCGTTGGGCGGCTAATCCTAGTCCGGGGTGGTGACTTGCGGCTAGATGATATGAATCGTCAGGTTCTGATGACGGACGATTGGGTAGGTAAGCCAAGGGTATTCAAAGCTAAGGAAACTCTGGATGGAATCAATCCTGATGTCCAGGTGGAAGCAGTTCATGATTACATCACCCCGGAAAATGTAGATGCGTTGGTGCAATCGGCTGATATGGCTCTTGATTGTGCCCATAATTTTACGGAGCGCAATTTGTTAAATGAAGCTTGCGTGCGCTGGCGTAAGCCAATGGTGGAAGCTGCAATGGACGGGATGGAAGCTTACCTGACAACGATTATTCCTGGTGTGACTCCTTGTTTGTCCTGTCTGTTTCCGGAAAAGCCTGATTGGGATCGGCGCGGCTTTTCGGTTCTAGGTGCTGTTTCTGGGACACTGGCTTGTTTAACCGCGCTGGAGGCGATCAAGTTGATTACTGGGTTTAGTCAGCCTTTATTATCGCAATTGCTGACTATCGATTTGAGCCGATTGGAATTTGCCAAGCGCCGTTCTTACCGCGATCGCTCTTGTCCAGTATGCGGTAATAGTGCGCCCTGGAGATACGCTCAACCCAATTCAATGGAACCCAGCGGTATTGCACAAAATAGCTAA
- a CDS encoding HesB/IscA family protein — translation MTVTLSEKAEFHLWAFLRGSAPDADGATKGVRFSVKDGGCSGYEYAMDITSKPQADDLVIQQGKVLVYVDAKSAPLLEGVVVDFVEGVMESGFKFINPNATENCGCGKSFKTGDCTPTGVPCS, via the coding sequence ATGACTGTAACTTTATCCGAAAAAGCAGAATTTCATTTGTGGGCATTTCTACGAGGTTCCGCACCCGATGCTGATGGCGCAACTAAAGGTGTCCGTTTCTCTGTCAAAGATGGTGGTTGCAGTGGCTACGAATATGCAATGGATATCACTAGCAAGCCCCAAGCTGATGATTTGGTAATCCAGCAAGGCAAAGTGCTGGTTTACGTGGACGCCAAAAGTGCGCCGTTGTTAGAAGGAGTTGTGGTTGACTTCGTTGAGGGTGTGATGGAAAGCGGCTTTAAGTTCATCAACCCCAATGCAACTGAGAACTGCGGTTGTGGAAAGTCTTTCAAAACAGGTGACTGTACGCCGACTGGTGTACCTTGCAGCTAA
- a CDS encoding 2Fe-2S iron-sulfur cluster-binding protein, whose translation MATYQVRLINKKEDLDTTIEVDEESTILEAAHENDIDLPASCHAGSCSSCVGKVVEGEINQEDQNFLDDDQVSKGYALLCVTYPRSNCTIKTHQEAYLV comes from the coding sequence ATGGCTACCTACCAAGTTAGATTAATCAACAAAAAAGAAGATCTCGACACCACAATTGAAGTTGATGAAGAGAGTACTATCTTAGAAGCAGCACACGAAAACGATATTGATTTGCCAGCTTCTTGTCATGCAGGTTCTTGCTCTAGCTGTGTTGGCAAGGTTGTTGAAGGTGAAATTAATCAAGAAGATCAAAACTTCCTCGATGACGATCAGGTTTCTAAAGGATACGCTTTACTTTGTGTAACCTATCCTCGTTCTAATTGCACAATTAAAACACATCAAGAAGCCTATTTGGTCTAA
- a CDS encoding FeoA family protein — translation MPFSVTGCSLELLRMREQGLITFCKIQDEAILNKLISMAIAPGNYITVEQRFPSLIIKLGNTSLPIDMEIARAIYVRIIKN, via the coding sequence ATGCCTTTTAGTGTGACTGGTTGCTCATTAGAATTATTGAGAATGCGAGAACAAGGACTTATCACTTTCTGCAAAATTCAGGATGAAGCAATTTTAAACAAACTGATATCAATGGCCATAGCACCAGGAAATTACATCACTGTCGAACAACGGTTTCCCTCGTTAATTATTAAATTAGGAAACACATCTTTACCAATAGATATGGAAATTGCCCGTGCTATTTATGTCCGAATAATTAAAAATTGA
- a CDS encoding TOBE domain-containing protein: protein MEISARNSLKGTVKKVVPGSVNTEVTLELAPGVELVSIITKSSAEKLGLVEGKQAYAVIKSSDVIVAVD from the coding sequence ATGGAAATTAGCGCTCGTAATTCTCTCAAAGGTACTGTCAAAAAAGTTGTACCTGGTTCGGTTAATACTGAGGTAACTTTAGAACTAGCACCAGGAGTAGAGCTAGTGTCAATCATCACAAAATCATCAGCGGAAAAGCTGGGACTTGTTGAAGGTAAGCAGGCTTATGCAGTGATTAAATCATCAGATGTGATAGTTGCTGTTGATTAG
- a CDS encoding ankyrin repeat domain-containing protein produces the protein MSQNLNEATTQWLIAKGYNPEGLNQPGENGDTALMKATREGVYAVVKELIDAGADINARNSDGNNALWFACFGNHYDLINLLLAHKINIDNQNDNGATVLMYAASAGKTEVVKLLLQYHPNLNLQNLDDYKALDFASNVEVLRILKNATKQNIGQRLS, from the coding sequence ATGAGTCAAAATTTGAATGAAGCAACAACCCAATGGTTAATAGCAAAAGGCTATAATCCTGAGGGGTTAAATCAGCCAGGTGAAAATGGCGATACGGCTTTGATGAAAGCTACGAGAGAGGGTGTCTATGCAGTTGTTAAAGAACTGATTGATGCAGGTGCGGATATCAATGCTAGGAATAGCGATGGCAATAATGCTTTATGGTTCGCTTGTTTTGGAAACCACTACGATTTAATTAACTTGCTGCTGGCTCACAAGATTAACATTGACAACCAAAATGATAACGGTGCAACTGTTTTAATGTATGCAGCATCAGCCGGAAAAACAGAAGTCGTTAAGTTGCTCTTACAATACCATCCTAACTTAAATTTGCAAAACTTAGACGACTATAAAGCTCTTGATTTCGCCAGCAACGTAGAAGTTTTAAGGATACTCAAAAATGCCACAAAGCAAAATATCGGGCAAAGACTATCATGA
- a CDS encoding nitroreductase family protein → MPQSKISGKDYHEATKHSYLSVQIDPNYVDASTQPSAFKFYPKFYRRVKLNVNNPVHSFISLTSAITLEKVYKDSLDKLRVNPSAGALYPTEVYVQLRKIPGILDGIYHLEVENNCLTLIYELIDDGLESYIIPGKSINGFIFLISCVYYRSSWKYQNRSTRYCFLDSGHHLGAIAASAYLYEKDIQLIFDFDKLGLNLALGFENKEFITACAVSGELQENKVRPLRMKVPFVCGTDYFEANQFIEDSYQATAVEKSRQQKLEQPKFSLNKDKFHQIVLNRRSIRRFRKKSISQEDYLYIMQQLKQPIPTENYEEIDIYSVVHRVEGMSCGLYKGTYLIKKGNFSEKTGYLCINQAIARDSAVTLFFVSDYLNYQTAMQIAGFLGQRLYLASNYLGIECSGIGAYYDDETQELLETNKDVLYAMVIGI, encoded by the coding sequence ATGCCACAAAGCAAAATATCGGGCAAAGACTATCATGAAGCTACCAAGCATTCTTACTTATCGGTACAGATAGATCCAAATTATGTAGATGCTTCAACCCAACCATCTGCATTTAAATTCTATCCAAAATTTTATCGAAGAGTGAAATTAAATGTCAATAATCCTGTTCACTCTTTTATATCGTTAACCAGCGCGATAACACTGGAAAAAGTGTATAAAGACAGTCTCGATAAACTGCGGGTAAATCCGTCAGCAGGCGCTCTGTATCCTACGGAAGTTTACGTACAGCTTCGCAAAATTCCGGGAATACTAGATGGAATCTATCACTTAGAAGTTGAGAATAATTGTCTAACACTCATCTATGAATTAATTGATGATGGGCTAGAGAGTTATATTATACCGGGCAAAAGTATCAACGGATTCATCTTTTTAATTAGCTGTGTTTATTATAGGTCTAGCTGGAAATATCAAAATAGAAGCACGAGATATTGCTTTTTGGATAGCGGACACCATTTAGGTGCAATCGCGGCTTCAGCTTATCTCTACGAAAAAGATATACAACTAATTTTTGATTTTGATAAACTTGGTCTCAATTTAGCTTTGGGATTTGAGAATAAAGAGTTTATCACAGCTTGTGCGGTGTCAGGAGAATTACAAGAAAACAAAGTCAGACCCTTAAGGATGAAAGTTCCTTTTGTTTGTGGTACTGATTACTTTGAAGCTAATCAATTCATTGAAGATTCCTATCAAGCAACGGCTGTAGAAAAGAGTCGCCAGCAGAAACTAGAACAGCCCAAGTTTAGCTTGAACAAGGATAAATTTCATCAAATTGTTTTGAATAGACGTTCTATTAGACGTTTCCGGAAAAAGTCTATTTCTCAAGAAGATTATTTATATATAATGCAGCAACTTAAGCAGCCAATACCGACAGAAAATTATGAGGAAATAGATATTTATTCGGTGGTACATCGAGTAGAGGGAATGTCATGTGGGTTATATAAAGGTACATATCTGATTAAGAAGGGTAATTTCAGTGAAAAGACAGGTTACTTATGTATTAATCAAGCTATTGCTAGAGATAGCGCTGTAACTTTATTTTTTGTGTCTGATTATTTAAACTACCAAACCGCTATGCAAATAGCTGGTTTTCTAGGACAGAGACTTTATTTAGCTAGTAATTATTTGGGAATCGAGTGTAGTGGAATCGGTGCTTACTATGATGACGAAACCCAAGAATTATTAGAAACAAATAAAGATGTACTTTACGCAATGGTGATTGGAATATAA
- a CDS encoding hydrogenase maturation protease, whose product MLTIIGCGNLNRNDDAVGVIIAQRLQKYLAQNPHPDVRVYDCGTAGMEVMFQARGSKKLVIIDASSTNSEPGAVFKVPGKELEALPEPSYNLHDFRWDNALAAGRKIFQNDFPEDVTVYLIEAANLDLGLELSPVVKHSADLVFEEVAALIKDVGIGHRA is encoded by the coding sequence ATGCTAACTATTATTGGTTGCGGAAATCTCAATCGCAATGACGACGCAGTAGGCGTAATCATCGCCCAACGCCTACAAAAATATCTAGCCCAAAACCCTCATCCTGATGTGCGAGTTTATGACTGTGGCACCGCAGGAATGGAAGTAATGTTTCAAGCTAGAGGTAGTAAAAAATTAGTAATTATTGATGCAAGTTCAACTAATTCTGAGCCTGGTGCCGTGTTTAAAGTTCCAGGAAAAGAACTAGAAGCTTTACCGGAACCTAGTTATAATTTGCATGATTTTCGTTGGGATAATGCTTTAGCCGCCGGACGGAAAATCTTTCAAAATGACTTTCCTGAAGATGTGACAGTTTATTTAATTGAAGCGGCAAACCTTGATTTGGGACTAGAGTTAAGTCCTGTCGTGAAACATTCTGCCGATTTGGTTTTTGAAGAGGTAGCTGCACTTATCAAAGATGTGGGCATAGGGCATAGGGCATAG